TCCTGACTAAAAAGATATATGGTTGGCTTTCTCTGAGACCCAATGTCCTGGAAAATTGGGCAACCATTTAATACACAATTTTGCTTCTTTTACCAATAATTTTAAACTCCACCCTTGTGCCTAATCATAGAGCTCTTATCCTCTTCATTCGCACTGCTTCGTGAGTTTCATTTCCGGCATCTTGAGGATTCCAGAATCTATCAAGGGCTGCAACTCGGGTTTAGCTAGATCTTGCACATCAGGGTTCGTCGACTCCAAGAAAGCACAAACAACCTTAGAACTGCAACAACATAGAAGTGTTTAAACTCTGCGAATTTCTAATTGAAAAAGAATAAGCCTACTCACTCCTGGTGTGATTCTTTTTAGCAACCAGTGCTATACATGATAACAGATGGTGCTCTTTTTGATATTTTAGCATATTCTTTTACTAGTGTGATTGGGTATTTACGCACAAATTAAAAAAGTCTGGTTAACAAACTTATATCAATGCAGCTTTTTACCTGTGACCTTGAGACCACATTTCACATTTCCCTTTAAAGGCGGTCTTCCATATTATGGAGGCAAAACTTGGGCAGTCAAAAATAAGCTTTCTAATAGTCCTGCTGGAATGGAAATTTATAAGAACATGCTCCTCTTCTGGTTTCTCTTCTTTAGGCAGAGCAGCAAGAGCTGCTATGGCCTTATGCAAGGTCTCCAATTTGTCTGATAAAGTTGGTAGAAGGACTTGATCGGCCCCACCAGTAACCACCTGCATTACATGTAAACGAGGAAAATTTCAATCGCAAAATTTGGAGAAAGCATCAAATACAGCACAATATGTTCTAGAACTAAAGAGAGATGACATTATAAGATTTAGACTGGGACAAGTACCTCATATAGGACTTCTTTTCCAAAATTTGATCGAAGTAATTCCCCAGCATTATCAACACATATGTCGGTTAAACTCTGCAAATTAAATGGCAAAACTCAGTCTTAAAGAAAAAAGCAGACTGATACTACAACAGTATGGCTCTAAACCTCTCTTCACAGTTTCAACGAATTCGATAAAGATACCAAACAACTACTGAAGAAACTGGTGGTTAGATGCCTAGGAAATACATTAAAGGTACAAACCTCAGCAAGGCCACTGTTCACCAATAATTCGATTCTTCTTACAGATGGATCCTTTTTCCCTCCATCAACTAATTGCTTGTCCTCCTCTAGGCTTTTACTGCTATCAGGATCATCTGAAGTGGCACCCATCTCATTATCACTACCTTTGCCACTCTCCAATTCTGAGATCACTTCTGCTGCCTCTTCCTGGTATTAAAACGAAAATTCATGGTATGCTGCTATGCTTGCTTCAATAAATACTAACATGAATTTAGGAGATTTCGGATTACCTTTTTGCTTAGAGAAGGAACAGATAGACTTAGAGAAGCCAAATCCTCGGGACCTAAATAGCGCTGATAatttggatgaagaagttgtaATAATGGACGCCTTCCACTCTGATTGTCACAATCCAGAAAAGAAAGAAGCAGTGAGTTATTCATAAAAGTACAGAAAGGTAGAAAAAAGATGGTAAGCTGCCAAGTAGGAAATATCAACCAACTGAACAACCCTAAAGAACAGAGGCATCGAGTTTCTTTTAGGCATCGACTTATTTGTGGTGTGTATACATCTTGTGAGACAGAAAATAGCATCAATCCAATCAGGTTAATTAAAATGATATAAATCATTACTTCATGTTTCTTTGTACACCTCGCACCTCGATGTTTTCTGAGGGGACTCCTAGATTATAACGTAACCTAGTGTAAACTATATCGGCCATCAACCTAATGAAAACTGTCGCATTTTTAATCACAAACTAGCCAGGCAAACAGATCAAGTTGAGAAACTACCTTATCTAAGGCGAGATCCTTTAACATGGTTTGCAGCTCACGAATGATAATCTGAAAAAGGGAGGTTGGAAGGTTGAACAAACTGCTTCAACGGATACAAATCATATATAATATACAGTAAGATAACCGcaaaagaagaaggaaactcCAGTGGTGAAAATAACCTTGTTTATGAGCTTTGTATCGTCAACCATGGACAGGATGCAGGCAAGAACCTTAAGAATAGCAATGTAAACGGAATATTCAGTAACAATTCATGGCCAGTAACCATCAGGATCAGTATCACTTTTGACAGTCCCAAAAAAAAACTGATACATAGAGAATACAGACAAAAGCTAACAGGAAACATCGAACAAAGAAAACCAGTTATTGACATTCCTTGTTTGGTCTAgggaggaaaaaaaaatatttaaagttAAAATGGCACAATCCCATCGAACTGCCACATTGATTGTCCGCTATTTTTCCAAACAGCCACATTGATACTTACCAAACTGCCACATTGATCGTAGGCTATCTTTCCAACGTGACTCTTCATGCCTTTGATGATTTTTTTCCGTTCCTAAAACCAAGATATTCATAGCTCAGCtaacaattaaaacaaaatttcTCAGATGGTATATGCTGaacacacatgaaagaaaaaatCCGTCACAAATGGAGACAAACCTTTGCACTTCCATGCTTGACACAGAGGATCCCCAATTTTGATCCTGCCCTTGTATGGATCATCCTAACAAGAAGTGGCCCCGACAACTGTTGGATCACATCTGCGGCAGATGTCTTTAAGGAAACATGgatcagaaaaaagaaaaaagaaagatggatcagaaaaaagaaaaatcttggaGCAGATAGaatgcatcttaagaggaaattGATAAATCTGAAACAAAATCTTGTTTGCGAGGCTCATCAAGACCTTATCAGCAACGCTGAAGTATTCCAGTAATGCACTGTGTATAATAGAGTGGTCAACAATTCCTTTCTCCAGAATGGGTTGAATTACGGAGGCCATGTGCCGTTGCACTGAAGCTTTCTGTAGACCAAGCTTCGGAATAATATCTACCAACCTGATGAAAAGAGAGGATCATAAATCAAAGCTGGAGCACGATGTATCACAAAATCCTAACAAAGATGCATCTTGTCAGGTATTTTAACAAAGCAACCCCATTACCTGCTCTCTTTCGTTGAAACCAAATCCTTGAACAACTGAAGTTCAGTAGAATACAATTCTACCAATAGGCTTTGCTTCTGAGATGCATTAGCCAAATGGAATGCATGTTCAATAACTGCAAGATAGCAAATTGATGACAAAACAACTCGAAGGATATAGGCAGCAGCCAGCAAATTGAAATGGAATGTATTGGAGGTCAACTCAACCTAAACAACTTAAGTGATAAGTATATTGAAACAGTCATAAATGAAGCCATAGTAAAACAACGGATTGCATGAAATATAGAATACATACCTGCAGATCCAACCATATGTCTAAGAAGTGAGGCAACATGCCCATGAAGAGAGGAGATGAAGCCTTCCAACTGTATTTTAGAAGCTGGAGATAGAAGGAAAGGGAAAagttataaaaacaaaaaaaaaaacaagtaggTTGTTCTCCCTCTCAAACAGCCCAAAAGAGACAATCTGCTAATGACAATACTGTCCACAGAATACCAAAATCTCTAATGACTAGCAAGTATGAATGAATGATGATGTTCTTTAATGCTGTTGGCACTATCCTTTTTACTTGGGCTCACTTTTATCTGCCTCGCCCTTACCATTATCCAACATTTTCTTCACCAAATGAACTGCATAAACGTTGCAGGCAAGAGTGAGGAGGTGTGGCTTGAGCTCCTCAAAGACAGCATCTCTTTCAGCTTGAGTACAGAATTTAACACAAGTCTGAGATCAAAAGAAAGAATTAGAACAAAATCATGCACACAGAAATCCCACAATAGAATCAAGCAAATAGATAAGAATTCACAGTACCTGCAAAACACGAGAAGAAACATGGGAACCAGCAATTTCAGGGATTGTTCCTGTCATCTTCTGCAGCGCTTGACTCACCAAACTTTTAACCAGAAAACAATTAAGACTCATAAGTCACTTTTAACCAATTGGATAATAGTGAAAGCTCACAGAATATTAAAGTCGCAAGTTAATTCCATACGCAGATCGATCTAGTTTTGTAATATTTCGCCGTCTCATTTTCTCCCATAGTGAAGCGAGCTCCTGCAGTACACACAAACCAATTAATTCTTAGTTGAACCTTACATACAATTCCAAAATAAGCATCTGGAATGTTCAGCTTCAATTTAATCCCACTTCAATCAATAAACTTCCATATACAAATTCACACTTACTTGTTCAAGTGTGTAatgtctctttctcttcttcttccttgccTCTGCCAGTTCCTTTAAAACAAATGAAAGTTCTTTTACGTCAAACTCTTTTACCAAGTCAGGGGTGGATATATCATAACTTTGTGGACCTAAAGGTGGATTCCCTAATCTGAAGAACCGCTTAGGCCACGGAAGTTTAAGGCAATAACAGGTCCGCAATGCCCTTAGAGTGTATAGCCTTGGCCGACAGGCCTGGGTAATCTTTGAAAAGTATAATCAAGAAGTTAATTGAGCTAATATCAAAAAGGCGGCTGACCTAATTCTTGTGAAAAGGAATACATAGAGGATAGATACTCTAAGACACATACCTTCTAGCAATTTAATATACCAAATGAGGGCAAAGACAGACTGCCGATCAATGCATTTTACGCAGCTAAAATAATGAACCTGACATCCATCTTCTGTCACTTATCATACATCGGAGCCGTACGGCTTATCCCAGCTCACAAATTTATACAATATATCCATGCTTTGGATACCATTCAGGAATGGATCTTCTAGACAACTCTAATCCCCTAAatttaaaaaaccaaaataatAACATACATCACATGGAAGGTCAGTAGAGACAGATGCCAGTGATGTGGTTGATGCCACCAAGCCATCCCATACAAACCAGACTCATATCAGTGATGTGGTTGAATCAACATGTTACAAATTCTAATTTGATGCAGTTAAATAACAATAAACTGCCATATCGAAAAACCACCTATTGAATGGTAACCACCAATTAATGTTGATGCTTCTATGTTATTTAACCAACATCTTGCTGAGACACTGGATTTTTGGGGAGCAGTGAAGTGGATTCAATAGCTGCAGCTAGGTCTTTATTTTAACTTAACTTTAGAATCGATAATCGGGGTCAATAACTTGTGTAAACAAACAAGTCCAATTCATTTTCGCAGAGCCAAAAACATGATAAACGGGTAAATCCAACACCCCCGCCTGTCAGTAAATTTAACAAACATAAACTATTcacataaaccctaaaatttctgATTTCACCCCAAAATCTGTTCTTTGTGGCTTCATTTACAAATTCAGAAATTATACACATTCataagaaacaatagataaaaatACTAACCTTGGCTTGAAGACGAGCTTCTCTTTTAGTTTTAGGTTCTTTCTGTTGTTCAGCATAATCTGATTTGTTATCATATTGAGGTTTCTTACCACCTTTTGAGGATTTATCAAAAGTTTTCTTCTTAAATCCATCATCATCACTAGATGTTTTCGTCGACTTGGATTTAACAAAACTAGGTTTCTTGGAAATGATTCCTTCCTTTTGAGAATCTCCACTTCTTTTGCGTTTACTGCTTTTTTCTTCTTTAGCCGCCATTACAAAACTCAAAGTTTTTTCTCACACTTATGTGTTCAGTTTTAGGGGTTTTCCGTTAAACCTCGTAAGGTGAGATGGAAGAGAAAAGAGGGGGGTGGTGAATGTTAAAGCTACAAAGATCTTATGTGGCGCACGTTAGAAGATTAGCATTAGGTCTAACCATGGGCCTTTTTAAAGTTAGATCCATTTTGACAAAAAAACTGGGCCTCTTAAGTTAGATCCATTTTCAGCGGGAGAGCTTTTCACCGTGAGATAAAAAACCCtcattttgggcatactgaaattttactaggcatactgcataaagataaaaaaaggttgtgaaaagcaaaatcagattaccccttaacccaaaaaaattttaatgacaaatctgtcctttacgtattagtgttagtaatattgattagtgattaaatatttagtttagtgattaagataattttcagaattataaaggttgtttagatgattttttggatcatggttcggcgaaaaaagttgaggttcggctcacatctatgagccgaatctaccaattgatgaacggtacggctcactgaatctgtttaccgcatgcgccgaacctataattttcaattccaacccttttgctagacactaattcgacttatatgaaagtttcatagtaagccgaacaacatcctgaatagcccggaaaaaaaaaataattactggttcggcttatatttcgaaaatcgtatgagccgaacatcaatttgttattttttgggttaaaatattgttattggttctgcacatattgagaatatcgtaatagccgaacctcgtaaatgtgctaggttcggcacatattatgattatcgaatacgccgaacccctatgcatctctatctgtgactaggttcgttgaaatttcatgccgaactgttcatatacacttacaagaagcttttgtgaagaacagttcggctaaaaacgcaactcaattttgagccgaacccgacactgtaaccgtcatttaattgatgaaaaacagcaaatgggagattgggtttgtaaaacttactttcttatcctcatttccggagttggaggtgcaattggttcaatttcttgttcaattggtggttgatttttagtttctacaccttcatctttaattggttcttcttcttcaattgatggattagaagacgatttggtttgcctagtccctgcttttctttgtacgagtcattatgtggttgagtttaatcgacgatcaaatttttacgaatcgacaattaatcacgatgatgaattttttttttcgcaggagggggaagagttcggctagaggaggaggaaaaagaagagatgttaagggaaactgattttgattttttagaaaactgattttagatttttgtattaagggtatataggtaattgaactaccccatagggtaccccttataagcaAGGCTAAATTGGGGGCcctggaaaaataattggggatccctacctacaggacaaaaaaggtcatgaaatagtaattgggagttatcctttatccccaacttttttaaatgactaaactaccccaaatcatAAGTGGTAATtaacaggggtgtattggatccTGATTTATTAGGATAATAAAAAATATTCAAATCTCCTAGGTATTCAATTAAGATTCATACAGAATCCTAAAATATCGTTGGTATTCAATTAAGATATTTTTAGATTCTATAATTATCCGAGGTATTCAATTATGTTTGGATTCTTCAGGATCGTCAACAATCAAGATACTCGTGGACTCTTACGGACAACTATaggcaaaatatatatatattattctcCCATATCAATCTCGACATCAACCATGAGATTTTCATGGATATTCTGTTAGCTTATATATTAGgtcccttttctttctttttctcacaAACGTTCCAACACTATCATGGTTTCTCGTTTTGCATGAAATTTCTTCACTAGAGGTACATCATTCCTTCATCCTCCTAAATAGGTTCATGTTGTTGTCTGTTTGTCTCgatcaaaaaaaattgttgtctgtttggtttatattttgattgaaaagaaaATGATTGATTAGGATTTGATAAATTGATTATATTAGTGATAAGTTGATTTTCAAACTCTTTTGTTGTTCGAAATGTTCGTACAGTTCGATTGATTTTTTCCAGTAAGGAATGATTGTTACTGTATGTAATTAATTTTGCCATTTGCAATCAGTACATCCCTGTTTTGATTTgctatcattttttttattaattgtgTTCCATCTCATTTCTTTCAGGAGCAAGAGATCCGGTTTGTTCCCGAAAGAGGTATTTTAACAATACTTACAGAAAAGTATTTTTTATCTTTGTCGTTGTTTCAATTTTCATTGAAGATTCATTTTAATAAACTATTAGGAACTCATTTGGGTACTATTAATGAACCTCATGCATCACATGGAAGTATGCCTTGTATCTTTATAGTGtcttaaatatatatacacacGTCCATGTAGTTATGTTAGTGCTTACTGTTGATAACGATGGATATAGTATACTTGGATACGGTTTTTGCTTAGGATCTTATTCTTATGATGGTCTAGTAACAGAGAGAATGTCTGATGTGGGGGATGAACCACAAGAGGTTACCAAGGGTAAACGAAAAAATGATACGTGGACAATGGAAGAGAGCAATGAATTGCTAGCACTCTTGGTTGATGCATGTAAGCGTGGTTGGCGAATACTAATGGCACGATGTCTAAACAAATAGTGGAAAATAAAATACTTCCACAACTTAATGCAAAGCTTCAACTTGCAAATGAAAATGCGGTGTTGAAACCCAAAACCTATGACAACTATATTAATCGTTGGAGGTGGTTCAAAAATCGCCATAGGGATATGTGTACATTGATGCGGTTTAGCTTTGGATTTGGATGGGATAAAGATGATCAAAAGTTTACAGCTCCCGAGGAAGTGTGGATGGATTTCATGGAGGTATACTATACACTACtatcataataataattaatgTTACTTTTTCAACTTTTCCCGAACTAAcgtatattattatttttttactagaAACATGAAAAGCTGGCATACCTCCAAAGAGAAGGTGTGTTGGATTATCCCGATTTATGCCTTGTGGTAGGAGTGGGACTGCGACTGGGAAGACTTCATATGGTGTTGGAACTGAAACGGATGCTCCTATTTATGGTGTAGAAGACAAAAGAAAATCTGCATTGGAAGACTTGTCTTGGAATTATGATAGTGGAACATTTACACCATCAAGTTATGAAACGTCAACAACTGAACATAATCTCGTTGGTGATCAAAATTTAGAGGATCACTTGGAAAAAACTCCACAGCCAAAACGTAGTAGAACTGAGATTTCACAAGGGGGTAATTCACCAAGCATTGTTCCCTCAAAAGATCAACTTTTAGAAAGATTATGTGTTGATGTGCACAACATGTCTAATAATTTTGATGTGATCCGGGTTGTGATGGAAAAGAGTGGTAGTCTTTGGGATGCAATGAAAGAAGTTCCAGGATTACAAAATCAAACTAGATTCAAAGCCATGAACTTGATTGCtgaaagagaaataaaagatATGTTCATTGCTATGTCACCTAAGGAGCGTTATGAGTGGATTAAGTTTCAGATGAAAGATGACATTATTGATTAGGAAGAAAATTGCGACAAAAAACactagaataaaataaattggtcACATTAATATTTGTTTCCAAGTACTTATTAGTTTTTATTTCGCGTTTCATTAGGTTTTCATATGAATTTCAAAAGAATTATCTATTGGCTTTTGTGTCAGATTTTTATATATGATTTAATTTttgatatattatatatattttatattttaaggtCAACATGGTGGAAGGCAGTGCAGTAAGGCAagacgaagaggaagaagaaaaacatagtgAGCTAATACCTCTACTAATGGTTTTAAATGTTGTGGTAAAAATAGTAACTGTGTTGTCATTAGATTATGCGCGTATACGATATCCATTGATTCGACGTCCAATTACGTCAAAGGGATTCAAGTACGTGAATGAAGAATTAAATGGGGATGCCGAAGAATTCCGACAATTATACAGAATGTATCCCTTTGCCTTTAGAAAATTATGTGCCATCATAAGGGAGAAAACACTATTAGAGGATACAAGATTCATTTGCATAGAAGAAATGCTTGCGGCTTTCTTACTTATAGTTGGCCAAAATAATCGATATTCTGTCATCCGTAAAAATTTAGCCGATCTCATTTTACCGTTAATAAGAGTTTTAATAGGATGCTAAAAGCTTTGAACACGATAGCACCAGAATTGATGATCAAGCCCGCATCAACATCCTTTAAAATAAAGGAAAGCACGCGATGCTGTCCATATTTCAAAGTGAGTTAAAGATTATTTATTAACTATtttgattttgatacttgtatttTTATATTAAAAACACTATAATTTTTCAGGATTGTATTGGAGCTATTGATGGTACACATATTCTAGCTATAGTACGTGGACGTCATAAAAGCAGTTATCGTGATAGACATGGAAATATATCACAAAATGTGTTAGCCGCTTGTAACTTCGACTTAGAATTCATGTATATGCTAGCTGGATGGGAGGGATGAGCACATGATTCAAGAGTTCTTGAAGATGCACTGTCAAGAAGAAATGGCCTCAAAGTTCCACAAGGTAACTAGTATGTACGCATGTTTATGTCTAGACATACATACACACCTTATTACATATTTGATAGATTATGTTTTCTGTTTCACATTTAACAATATAATTTCGGTGATTCTATAAAGGTAAATACTTCTTGGTGGATTGTGGTTTTGCAAATCGCCGACAATTTTTGGTTCCTTTTCGCGGTGTTAGATATCATCTACAAGATTTTTATGGTTAAGGTCGTCATCCTGAAACTCccaatgagttgttcaatcttcgcCATGCTTCTTTAAGAAATGTAGTAGAGCGAATATTTGGTATATTTAAATCTCGTTTCACCATCTTTAAATCAGCACCTCCGTTTCCGTATGAGACACAAGCACATATTGTATTAGCTTGTGTTGGGctacataattttcttcgaaaagAATGTTGATCAGATGAATTTCCACCTGGAAAGAAtgatgatttttcatcttcagaatcatcttcggattatgaagaagaaggtttGGATCCAACTATTCAAAGTCAACAACGTCAGCGTGAGGATGCAAATAAATGACGAGCAACTATTGCTGCTGAAATGTGGAAAGATGAAACCGATGAAGGCAATAATAATGAATCATGAGGTTATTTTACTTACGTGGCTGAACTTTTAGATTATGAATAATTAAAGAGTGGTAaggaatttttattttatttttttttggcatgttgaactttttaattattttaattgCAACTTTTCCTTTAGATATTCGGTGTGGTTTCAATCTTTATAAATCTAAACTGATCCAAGTTACAATCCATTATAACCCGAAAATGTATATCCATAAGAATCTAAAAGATTCTTTAAGAAACCATACAAATCCACCAGATTCAGGTAAACTGTATATCcttataattctttataaatcaggatccaatacacccctgtaagttaattagtttaattaggttaaaatcagatttagggataaaattttgataaaagaaaaaaatgtgtttttgtgttgtggagaggaagaagttgagtttttgggggattccagtagaggaatcatattgctcaaaatgaagaaccaatcctcaaaatgaagaacccgaagctcaaaacaatcaggcaaacttcctatactcttcaaattgtatgaatgatcCCCCAAGTGATCGATTCAGGTACACTATGtaactactcagagtgagggtcattaagtcgagagggtaataaacgaatgactctaaggagtcgtcaattacttgacacaacctttgacgactcaaacctgcaacttttgcaggttatgaaaaatcgtcaaccaagtgtg
This DNA window, taken from Papaver somniferum cultivar HN1 unplaced genomic scaffold, ASM357369v1 unplaced-scaffold_133, whole genome shotgun sequence, encodes the following:
- the LOC113333701 gene encoding pumilio homolog 24-like, encoding MAAKEEKSSKRKRSGDSQKEGIISKKPSFVKSKSTKTSSDDDGFKKKTFDKSSKGGKKPQYDNKSDYAEQQKEPKTKREARLQAKELAEARKKKRKRHYTLEQELASLWEKMRRRNITKLDRSALVSQALQKMTGTIPEIAGSHVSSRVLQTCVKFCTQAERDAVFEELKPHLLTLACNVYAVHLVKKMLDNASKIQLEGFISSLHGHVASLLRHMVGSAVIEHAFHLANASQKQSLLVELYSTELQLFKDLVSTKESRLVDIIPKLGLQKASVQRHMASVIQPILEKGIVDHSIIHSALLEYFSVADKTSAADVIQQLSGPLLVRMIHTRAGSKLGILCVKHGSAKERKKIIKGMKSHVGKIAYDQCGSLVLACILSMVDDTKLINKIIIRELQTMLKDLALDKSGRRPLLQLLHPNYQRYLGPEDLASLSLSVPSLSKKEEAAEVISELESGKGSDNEMGATSDDPDSSKSLEEDKQLVDGGKKDPSVRRIELLVNSGLAESLTDICVDNAGELLRSNFGKEVLYEVVTGGADQVLLPTLSDKLETLHKAIAALAALPKEEKPEEEHVLINFHSSRTIRKLIFDCPSFASIIWKTAFKGKCEMWSQGHSSKVVCAFLESTNPDVQDLAKPELQPLIDSGILKMPEMKLTKQCE
- the LOC113333570 gene encoding uncharacterized protein At2g29880-like codes for the protein MIVTEQEIRFVPERGTHLGTINEPHASHGRSYSYDGLVTERMSDVGDEPQEVTKGKRKNDTWTMEESNELLALLVDALENKILPQLNAKLQLANENAVLKPKTYDNYINRWRWFKNRHRDMCTLMRFSFGFGWDKDDQKFTAPEEVWMDFMERRCVGLSRFMPCGRSGTATGKTSYGVGTETDAPIYGVEDKRKSALEDLSWNYDSGTFTPSSYETSTTEHNLVGDQNLEDHLEKTPQPKRSRTEISQGGNSPSIVPSKDQLLERLCVDVHNMSNNFDVIRVVMEKSGSLWDAMKEVPGLQNQTRFKAMNLIAEREIKDMFIAMSPKERYEWIKFQMKDDIID